The following coding sequences lie in one Oscillatoria sp. FACHB-1406 genomic window:
- a CDS encoding ABC transporter ATP-binding protein produces MSAVCLENVYKLYNKVPVVNDLSITIEPGEIFGLLGPNGAGKSTTIRMLIALTRPTQGIIRVAGYDVVTQPAQVKRNIGVVLQQTSVDSDWTVWENLEFHGRMHHIPKSQRQELIEQWLDYVDLRDRKHDLVKTLSGGMKRRLQIARALLHQPNILFLDEPTVGLDPQNRRRLWEIIQNLNQQGMTILLTTHYMEEVEFLCERIGIMEAGKLIELGTLQQLRAKYGEAVILKQMGDREGTREAGRIESSFFPTLEAANGYIDGLPDRTGMMVRASNLEDIFVKLTGHQLD; encoded by the coding sequence ATGTCTGCTGTTTGCTTAGAAAACGTTTATAAACTCTACAACAAAGTTCCCGTAGTTAACGACCTTTCCATTACGATCGAACCGGGCGAAATCTTTGGTTTACTCGGCCCGAATGGTGCGGGAAAATCGACGACAATTCGGATGCTGATTGCCTTGACTCGCCCAACGCAAGGTATCATTCGCGTTGCGGGGTACGATGTCGTAACTCAACCGGCGCAAGTGAAGCGCAATATTGGCGTTGTCTTGCAACAAACCAGCGTCGATAGTGATTGGACGGTTTGGGAGAACCTGGAATTTCACGGACGAATGCACCATATTCCTAAATCCCAACGTCAGGAACTCATCGAGCAATGGCTGGATTACGTCGATTTACGCGATCGCAAACACGACTTAGTAAAAACCCTTTCCGGCGGGATGAAACGCCGCTTGCAAATTGCCAGGGCGCTACTCCACCAACCGAATATTCTATTTCTCGACGAACCCACCGTTGGCCTAGATCCGCAGAACCGCCGCCGACTGTGGGAAATTATTCAAAACTTGAACCAGCAAGGCATGACGATCTTGTTGACAACGCACTACATGGAAGAAGTCGAATTTTTGTGCGAGCGGATCGGAATTATGGAAGCCGGTAAATTAATAGAGTTGGGAACTTTGCAACAATTGCGCGCTAAGTATGGCGAAGCGGTAATTTTAAAGCAAATGGGCGATCGCGAAGGAACGCGCGAAGCCGGACGGATCGAATCGAGCTTTTTCCCCACTTTAGAAGCGGCTAACGGCTATATCGACGGCTTGCCGGATAGAACCGGGATGATGGTGCGCGCCTCGAATTTAGAAGATATTTTTGTGAAATTGACGGGGCATCAATTAGATTAG
- a CDS encoding TIGR02450 family Trp-rich protein encodes MVKKQKFPHLLGSKWTARQKTFGWRHFQVVNRQDRGQWVFAELVSSCDPSVRFWINAKQLKDLDLWQAGWKTLQEMNEPEEEEF; translated from the coding sequence ATGGTTAAAAAGCAAAAATTTCCGCACTTGCTCGGATCCAAGTGGACGGCACGGCAAAAAACCTTCGGTTGGCGGCATTTCCAAGTCGTCAATCGCCAAGATCGAGGTCAGTGGGTTTTCGCCGAACTCGTTTCTTCTTGCGATCCGAGCGTGCGTTTTTGGATTAATGCCAAACAGCTTAAAGACCTCGATCTTTGGCAAGCCGGTTGGAAAACATTACAAGAAATGAACGAACCCGAAGAAGAAGAATTTTAA
- the cysE gene encoding serine O-acetyltransferase translates to MISTLIADFQIIFERDPAARNWLEVIFCYPGLQILLFHRVAHWLYQHKVPFIPRLISHLGRFFTGIEIHPGAQIGRGVFIDHGMGVVIGETAIVGDYCLIYQGVTLGGTGKESGKRHPTLGENVVIGGGAKVLGNITIGNNVRIGAGSVVLRDVPSDCTVVGIPGRIVYRSGVRVDPLGHGNLPDSEATIIRTLLDRIEQLEQQVQELNDKQSGVELRTRAALEETHALSAARYCYVKDKEIQEFFNGAGI, encoded by the coding sequence GTGATATCGACCTTAATCGCTGACTTTCAAATCATCTTTGAGCGCGATCCCGCAGCCCGCAACTGGTTAGAAGTTATCTTCTGCTACCCGGGGTTGCAAATCCTCCTCTTTCATCGCGTCGCTCACTGGCTTTACCAACATAAAGTTCCCTTTATTCCTCGCCTCATATCCCACCTCGGACGCTTCTTTACTGGCATTGAAATCCACCCCGGCGCACAAATCGGGCGCGGCGTATTCATCGATCACGGGATGGGAGTCGTAATCGGCGAAACCGCTATTGTTGGCGATTACTGCCTGATTTATCAAGGCGTAACCCTCGGCGGTACGGGTAAGGAAAGTGGGAAACGACACCCCACCCTTGGCGAAAATGTCGTCATCGGCGGCGGCGCTAAAGTTCTCGGCAATATCACCATCGGCAACAACGTTCGTATCGGTGCGGGTTCCGTCGTCCTGCGCGATGTTCCCTCCGATTGTACCGTCGTCGGCATTCCCGGACGCATCGTGTATCGTTCCGGCGTGCGCGTCGATCCCCTCGGACACGGAAACTTGCCCGACTCGGAAGCAACCATTATTCGTACCTTACTCGATCGCATCGAACAACTCGAGCAGCAAGTTCAAGAACTCAACGATAAACAATCGGGAGTCGAGCTTCGCACTCGCGCCGCCCTCGAAGAAACTCACGCTCTTTCTGCCGCGCGTTATTGCTACGTGAAGGATAAAGAGATTCAAGAGTTTTTTAATGGGGCGGGGATTTAG
- a CDS encoding esterase-like activity of phytase family protein has product MRDCFFAFIRHHWAKTALILLAALLTACGTIPQVRAEQRIFLPLSLEFLGSYQLPETTFKDTQVGGLSALSYDRATSRFYALSDDRSQHGPARFYALKLHLDRDENGKTHLEKVEIDGVTPLKTATGETYAPGSIDPEGFAISPRGTALISSESIPSQNVTAAPREAVPCAIAEYNFATGQLLQTLRLPERYLPDEPDQPPRGTQENLGFEALTLSTPSTSAEDPFRLFAAPEYSLFQDREELTPERGPRLRFLHYVINPFGPPAYISENLYTLDPAPTGSFSNGLTELVALEREGFMLSLERTYGITGSGAKIFQISGGDATDTSRIPTLAGDTWKIRSLRKQLLLDLSTLGIPLDNFEGMALGPRLPDGGQMLLLVSDDNFNENQVTEFLLFRLVEQGNSM; this is encoded by the coding sequence GTGCGGGACTGCTTTTTTGCGTTCATCCGTCACCACTGGGCAAAGACTGCTCTTATTTTACTGGCTGCGCTGCTGACTGCTTGCGGGACGATTCCTCAAGTGCGCGCCGAACAGCGGATTTTTCTGCCCCTCTCTCTAGAATTTTTAGGGTCTTACCAACTGCCGGAAACGACGTTTAAAGACACGCAGGTTGGCGGATTGTCGGCGTTGAGTTACGATCGCGCCACCTCCAGATTCTACGCCCTCTCAGACGATCGCTCCCAACACGGCCCCGCCCGATTTTACGCCCTTAAGCTTCACCTCGATCGCGACGAAAACGGCAAAACACACTTAGAAAAAGTCGAGATTGACGGCGTAACTCCCCTCAAAACCGCGACGGGCGAAACTTACGCCCCCGGTAGCATCGACCCGGAAGGCTTCGCCATTTCTCCGCGCGGTACGGCGCTGATCTCCAGCGAAAGTATCCCCAGTCAAAATGTTACCGCCGCGCCCCGCGAAGCGGTTCCCTGCGCGATCGCCGAATATAACTTCGCCACCGGACAACTCCTCCAAACCTTACGCCTCCCCGAACGCTACCTTCCCGACGAACCCGACCAACCGCCGCGCGGAACCCAAGAAAACCTCGGTTTTGAAGCGCTAACCCTCAGCACTCCCAGCACTTCCGCCGAAGACCCCTTTCGCCTCTTCGCCGCCCCAGAATATTCCTTGTTCCAAGACCGCGAAGAACTCACGCCAGAACGCGGTCCCCGCCTGCGCTTCTTGCATTACGTCATTAACCCCTTCGGCCCTCCGGCCTACATCTCAGAAAACCTTTATACCCTCGACCCCGCCCCCACCGGCAGTTTTAGCAACGGTTTAACCGAGTTAGTCGCCCTCGAGCGCGAAGGATTTATGCTCTCTTTAGAGAGAACCTACGGTATTACCGGCAGTGGGGCAAAGATTTTCCAAATTTCTGGAGGCGATGCTACTGATACTAGCCGCATTCCTACCCTTGCGGGCGATACCTGGAAAATTCGATCGCTGCGCAAACAATTGTTGCTGGATTTGAGTACGTTGGGAATACCGCTGGATAACTTTGAGGGGATGGCGTTAGGTCCGCGCCTACCGGATGGAGGTCAAATGTTGCTGTTAGTCAGCGATGATAATTTTAATGAGAATCAAGTGACGGAATTTTTATTATTTCGGTTAGTGGAGCAAGGCAACTCAATGTAA
- a CDS encoding saccharopine dehydrogenase-like oxidoreductase: MSELGNPAMKVGILGFGGLGQAAARVLAPRQEMSWVAAADQKGYIYDPAGLDADRCIAVYRDRGSVGYLEPQGHLSQDSIQDLIERSNAEGYFLALPNLPNTFMADVARKFARSGWRGVLVDALKRTSAMEQMLALKDELQAAGITYMTGCGATPGLLTAAAAIAAQSYAEIHSVKITFGVGIANWEAYRATIREDIAHMPGYDVERARAMSDAEVEALLDKTNGILALENMEHADDLMLELAGICSRDRVTVGGVVDTRNPKKPLSTNVQVTGRTFEGKTSTHTFTLGDETSMAANVCGPAFGYLKAGISLHRRGMYGVLTAAEVMPQFVR; encoded by the coding sequence ATGTCAGAGCTTGGCAATCCGGCAATGAAAGTCGGCATTTTAGGGTTTGGAGGATTGGGACAAGCAGCCGCTCGAGTGCTTGCACCTCGGCAGGAAATGAGTTGGGTGGCGGCGGCCGACCAGAAGGGCTATATTTACGATCCGGCGGGATTAGATGCCGATCGCTGTATCGCAGTTTATCGCGATCGCGGTTCGGTGGGATATCTGGAACCCCAAGGGCATCTCAGCCAAGATAGCATCCAAGATTTAATCGAACGGTCGAACGCTGAAGGATATTTCCTAGCACTGCCCAACTTACCCAATACGTTTATGGCAGATGTAGCCAGGAAGTTCGCGCGTTCGGGTTGGCGCGGCGTACTGGTGGATGCACTCAAACGTACTAGCGCAATGGAACAAATGCTCGCCCTCAAAGATGAGTTGCAAGCGGCGGGAATTACCTATATGACGGGGTGCGGTGCAACGCCGGGACTGCTGACGGCGGCGGCGGCGATCGCGGCACAAAGTTATGCGGAGATTCACAGCGTTAAAATCACTTTTGGAGTCGGTATCGCCAATTGGGAGGCTTACCGCGCTACGATTCGCGAAGATATTGCCCATATGCCCGGTTACGATGTGGAGCGAGCCAGAGCGATGAGCGATGCGGAAGTGGAAGCGCTGTTAGATAAAACTAATGGTATTCTGGCGCTGGAGAATATGGAACACGCCGACGATTTAATGTTAGAGTTGGCGGGAATTTGTTCGCGCGATCGCGTGACGGTGGGCGGTGTCGTCGATACGCGCAACCCCAAAAAACCTTTAAGTACCAACGTCCAAGTTACCGGGCGCACCTTTGAAGGTAAAACTTCTACCCATACCTTCACCCTCGGCGACGAAACTAGCATGGCAGCCAATGTCTGCGGGCCTGCCTTCGGTTACTTAAAAGCCGGAATCTCCCTCCACCGTCGCGGAATGTACGGCGTTTTAACAGCAGCGGAAGTGATGCCTCAATTTGTGCGTTAG
- a CDS encoding rhomboid family intramembrane serine protease, with protein sequence MNDRVEKSIASELKLQATILCGFIAIFWVVEICDRVIFGGSLDRYGIQPHTLIGLRGILFAPFLHGNFAHLIANTIPFLILGWLVMLQETSDFWLVTAVTMLIGGLGTWFFGGSAIHIGASSLIYGYLGFLLLRGYFERNFVSIFLSVVVFFFYRSIIWGVLPSDPRISWQGHLFGFIGGILAARLIGRRKRERRNVDDYLKRSGY encoded by the coding sequence ATGAACGATCGAGTCGAAAAATCAATCGCCAGTGAGTTGAAGCTGCAAGCGACGATCCTGTGTGGATTTATCGCCATTTTTTGGGTAGTGGAAATTTGCGATCGCGTCATTTTTGGCGGCAGCCTCGACCGCTACGGCATTCAACCCCATACCCTCATCGGATTGCGCGGCATCCTCTTCGCTCCCTTTCTCCACGGTAACTTCGCCCATCTTATCGCCAATACCATCCCCTTTCTCATTCTCGGTTGGTTGGTGATGCTCCAAGAAACTAGCGATTTCTGGCTCGTGACTGCCGTTACCATGTTAATTGGCGGCTTAGGAACCTGGTTCTTTGGCGGTTCCGCGATTCACATTGGCGCTAGCAGCTTGATTTACGGCTATTTAGGCTTTCTCCTGCTGCGCGGCTACTTCGAGCGCAACTTTGTCTCGATCTTCCTCTCCGTTGTCGTCTTCTTCTTCTACCGCAGTATCATTTGGGGAGTCTTGCCCTCAGATCCGAGGATTTCTTGGCAGGGCCACTTATTTGGGTTTATCGGCGGCATTCTCGCCGCGCGCCTCATCGGACGCAGGAAACGCGAACGACGTAACGTCGATGATTATTTAAAGCGATCGGGATATTAA
- a CDS encoding sucrose synthase, with the protein MSELLKAVLNSDEKIDLQAFLSQLRAESEQYLLRNQILQVFADYCVRHEKPAYFFHSSVLGELLHYTHEIILDRESTWAILRPRIGSQLVLRLSGDLSSFERMPLQALLHLRDNFVNRPSSGLLEIDFSPFYASSPSIRDPRNIGNGLEFLNRYLSSQLFAEPEQWLEALLGVLRAQGDPRSGSHQYNNTPLLINDRIRTPDKLSEQVKKALTLVGQYPNAEPYDTFRFELQNLGFEPGWGNSAARVRETLELLDRLIDYPDHAVLEAFISRINLVFRVVLISIHGWVAQEDVLGRPETTGQVVYVLNQARSLEIQLREDLKLAGLDNLLQPEVIVLTRLIPNCQGSSCDLPKEKIQGTENAWILRVPFREYNPEVTQNWIPRFEIWPYLETFAIDAEQAILAELKAAPDLIIGNYSDGNLVAFLLSRRLGSTYCNIAHTLEKPRYLFSNLYWPDLESQYHFSLQFTADLIGMNAADFIVTSTYQEIVGTPESLGYYESYQLFSMPQLYHVVSGIDLFSPKFNVIPPGVNENLFFPYNESAKRTADETQRVKDILFLREDLDIVGHLDDPDKRPILVIAPPTAAKNLTGIVECFGSSPELQAQCNLILLTSKTRAEQTTSSEEKSEIERLYEYIDRYQLKGKIRWLGLRLTSPDVGEAYRVIADCGGMFVHPARFEAFGLVILEAMLSGLPVFATQFGGPSEVIQDGENGFAINPTDLAGTAEKILNFIGECDRDPEYWGKISDRAIAHVREKYNWSAHTKKLLLLAKIYRFWNSASAENRESLMRYLEALFYLIYRPRAEQLLEQHSQDRLTADS; encoded by the coding sequence ATGTCTGAACTTCTCAAAGCAGTCCTCAATAGCGACGAAAAGATCGACCTCCAAGCCTTCTTGAGCCAATTGCGCGCCGAGTCGGAACAATATCTCCTGCGCAACCAAATTCTCCAGGTCTTTGCCGATTACTGCGTCCGTCATGAAAAGCCCGCTTACTTCTTCCATTCTTCGGTCTTAGGCGAACTTTTGCACTATACTCATGAAATTATTCTCGATCGCGAGAGTACCTGGGCCATCCTGCGACCGCGTATTGGTTCGCAATTGGTACTGCGACTGAGCGGAGATTTGAGCAGTTTCGAGCGAATGCCCCTACAAGCCTTGCTTCACCTGCGAGACAATTTTGTCAACCGTCCCTCTTCGGGATTGTTAGAAATCGACTTTAGCCCCTTTTATGCCTCCTCGCCGTCAATTCGCGATCCCCGCAACATCGGTAACGGTCTGGAGTTTCTCAACCGTTACCTTTCCAGTCAATTATTTGCCGAACCCGAACAATGGTTAGAGGCGCTTTTGGGCGTGTTGCGCGCCCAAGGGGATCCGCGTAGCGGATCGCACCAGTATAACAACACGCCGCTGCTCATTAACGATCGCATTCGCACTCCCGACAAACTCTCCGAACAAGTTAAAAAAGCCCTAACTTTAGTCGGTCAGTATCCCAACGCCGAACCCTACGACACCTTTCGCTTCGAGCTACAAAATCTCGGATTTGAGCCGGGATGGGGCAATAGCGCCGCCCGGGTGCGAGAAACCCTCGAATTGCTCGACCGTCTCATCGACTATCCCGACCACGCCGTTTTAGAAGCGTTTATCTCTCGCATTAACCTCGTCTTTCGCGTCGTTCTCATTTCCATTCACGGTTGGGTCGCTCAAGAAGATGTATTGGGTCGTCCCGAAACGACGGGACAAGTTGTTTATGTCCTTAACCAAGCGCGCAGCCTCGAAATTCAACTCCGAGAAGATTTGAAACTCGCCGGTTTAGATAACTTGCTGCAACCGGAAGTTATTGTTTTGACTCGCCTGATTCCCAATTGCCAGGGGAGTTCCTGCGATTTGCCCAAAGAAAAAATTCAAGGTACGGAGAATGCCTGGATTCTGCGCGTTCCTTTCCGAGAATATAACCCCGAAGTTACTCAAAACTGGATTCCTCGTTTTGAAATTTGGCCGTATCTAGAAACATTCGCGATCGATGCAGAACAAGCGATTTTAGCTGAACTTAAAGCTGCACCAGACTTGATTATTGGCAACTATTCTGATGGTAATTTAGTTGCATTCTTACTTTCAAGACGTTTAGGATCGACTTATTGTAATATCGCTCATACTTTAGAAAAACCGCGCTATTTATTTAGCAACCTTTACTGGCCGGATTTAGAATCGCAGTATCATTTTTCCCTGCAATTTACTGCGGACTTGATCGGGATGAATGCGGCTGATTTTATTGTTACGAGTACCTACCAAGAAATTGTTGGCACGCCAGAAAGCTTGGGATATTACGAATCGTATCAATTGTTTAGTATGCCCCAACTGTATCATGTTGTTAGCGGCATCGATCTCTTCAGCCCGAAGTTTAATGTTATCCCGCCGGGAGTCAACGAAAATCTTTTCTTCCCCTACAATGAAAGTGCAAAACGCACGGCTGATGAAACGCAGCGAGTGAAGGATATATTATTCCTTCGCGAAGACCTGGATATTGTGGGGCATCTAGACGACCCAGACAAACGTCCAATTCTTGTTATTGCCCCGCCGACAGCCGCAAAAAATTTAACGGGGATTGTAGAATGTTTCGGCAGCAGCCCAGAACTGCAAGCGCAATGCAATTTAATTTTGCTAACCAGTAAAACGCGGGCAGAACAGACAACCAGTTCTGAGGAAAAAAGCGAAATCGAGCGTTTATATGAATACATCGATCGCTACCAATTAAAAGGTAAAATTCGTTGGTTGGGATTGCGTCTTACCAGTCCAGATGTGGGCGAAGCCTATCGCGTGATTGCCGATTGTGGCGGGATGTTCGTCCATCCGGCGCGATTTGAGGCTTTTGGGTTAGTCATTTTGGAAGCAATGCTGTCCGGTTTGCCCGTTTTTGCCACTCAGTTTGGCGGTCCGAGCGAAGTGATTCAAGATGGTGAAAATGGCTTTGCGATTAATCCGACAGATTTAGCGGGAACGGCAGAAAAAATCTTGAATTTTATTGGCGAATGCGATCGCGATCCGGAGTATTGGGGCAAAATTAGCGATCGCGCGATCGCCCACGTCCGCGAAAAATACAATTGGTCCGCTCACACCAAAAAACTACTTCTCCTCGCCAAAATCTACCGCTTCTGGAACTCTGCTTCAGCAGAAAACCGAGAATCTTTAATGCGCTATCTCGAAGCCCTTTTCTATCTCATTTATCGACCGCGCGCCGAACAACTGCTCGAACAACACTCGCAAGATCGGTTGACTGCTGATAGTTGA